In Erpetoichthys calabaricus chromosome 4, fErpCal1.3, whole genome shotgun sequence, one genomic interval encodes:
- the LOC114650964 gene encoding olfactory receptor 146-like, with protein sequence MSSRATAFKMNNTFVRPEMFYISGLQDMPFVNYFYIFLVVVYILTMFSNIFVIVLIYLEQTLHSPKYFAVSQLAFADLCATTAVIPKVIDTFLFNSNFIRYDECLANMFFVHCFTAVQSLSLAILAYDRLLAICFPLQYHSINTNSRMMLIIFSVWLFTAVVIFVTVILITRLSFCKSTVINSYFCDHGPVYRLACNDTSLNFIMAFTNIVLFLFVSLAFILFTYLAIGLALLKIATSEGRQKALKTCTSHIILVAVFYIPLAVTYLMEQMHMSNSNARILNNLLSATVPPILNPVIYTLKTEEMMKSITKYVKRKQGNDGKIRTIKVLAQ encoded by the coding sequence ATGAGTTCTCGGGCAACAGCATTCAAGATGAATAATACTTTTGTGCGTCCAGAAATGTTCTACATAAGTGGTTTGCAAGATATGCCCTTTGTTAACTACTTCtatatttttttagttgttgTATATATTCTTACCATGTTTTCTAATATATTTGTTATTGTACTAATATATTTGGAACAAACTCTTCATAGTCCAAAGTACTTTGCTGTTAGTCAATTAGCATTTGCTGATTTATGTGCAACTACAGCTGTCATTCCTAAAGTAATagatacatttctttttaattcaaattTTATCAGATATGATGAATGTCTAGCTaacatgttttttgttcattgctTTACTGCAGTGCAGTCACTTTCACTGGCAATATTAGCTTATGACCGCTTACTTGCCATTTGTTTCCCTTTACAATATCACAGCATTAACACTAACAGCAGGatgatgttaattatattctcAGTTTGGCTCTTTACTGCGGTTGTCATATTTGTCACTGTCATCCTAATTACCAGACTCAGCTTCTGCAAGTCCACAGTGATAAACAGCTATTTCTGTGACCATGGACCTGTCTACCGCTTAGCCTGCAATGATACTAGTCTAAATTTTATAATGGCTTTTACTAACATagtattgtttctttttgtgtcacTGGCCTTCATTCTTTTTACATATTTAGCTATTGGGTTAGCATTGTTAAAAATTGCAACATCAGAAGGAAGACAGAAAGCACTAAAAACCTGCACTTCACACATCATCTTAGTGGCAGTGTTTTATATTCCATTGGCAGTTACATATTTGATGGAACAAATGCATATGTCAAATTCAAATGcaagaattttaaataatttattgtctGCAACAGTTCCACCAATACTGAATCCTGTAATTTATACTCTAAAAACTGAAGAGATGATGAAATCAATTACAAAATATGTCAAAAGAAAACAAGGCAATGATGGAAAAATAAGAACCATCAAGGTTCTAGCCCAATAA
- the LOC114650965 gene encoding olfactory receptor 146-like, whose translation MSSWTTTYALNNTFVHPEMFYISGFQDMPFANYFYIFLFLVYILTVFCNTFLIVLIYLEQSFHSPKYIAVSNLALADLCTTTAVIPKVIDTFLFNSNFIRYNACLANMFFVPYFSAVQSLSLVILAYDRFLAICFPLQYHSINTNSRMIIIISSAWMFSAVTLSIMVLLVTRLSFCRSTVINSYFCDHGPVYRLACNDFYINIIMAFTNIALFLFVPLIFILFTYLAIGVTLLKIATSEGRQKALKTCTSHIILVAMFYIPIAVTYLAASFVNFHPNARILNNLLSTTIPPMLNPIIYTLKTDEMMNSVKKLNKNIQMQYFI comes from the exons ATGAGTTCATGGACTACAACATATGCACTGAATAATACTTTTGTGCATCCAGAAATGTTCTACATAAGTGGTTTTCAAGATATGCCCTTTGCTaactatttctatatttttttatttcttgtatatattCTTACAGTGTTCTGTAACACATTTCTTATTGTACTAATATATTTGGAGCAAAGTTTTCATAGTCCAAAATATATTGCTGTTAGTAATTTAGCATTGGCAGACTTATGCACAACAACAGCTGTCATTCCTAAAGTAATAGATACATTTCTTTTTAACTCAAATTTTATCAGATATAATGCATGTCTAGCTAACATGTTTTTTGTTCCTTACTTTAGTGCAGTGCAGTCACTTTCTCTTGTAATATTAGCTTATGACCGCTTTCTTGCCATATGTTTCCCTTTACAGTATCACAGCATTAACACTAACAGCAGGATGATAATAATCATATCCtcagcttggatgttttctgcTGTTACATTATCTATAATGGTCCTTCTGGTTACCAGACTCAGCTTCTGCAGGTCCACAGTGATAAACAGTTATTTTTGTGATCATGGACCTGTCTACCGCTTAGCCTGCAAtgatttttatataaacataataATGGCTTTTACTAACATAGCATTGTTTCTTTTTGTACCACTGatatttattctttttacatATTTAGCTATTGGGGTTACATTGTTAAAAATTGCAACATCAGAAGGAAGGCAGAAAGCACTGAAAACCTGCACTTCACACATCATCTTAGTAGCAATGTTCTATATTCCAATAGCAGTTACATATTTGGCAGCATCTTTTGTAAATTTTCATCCAAATGCAAGaattctgaataatttgttgtcaaCAACAATTCCGCCAATGCTGAATCCTATAATTTATACTCTAAAAACTGATGAGATGATGAATTCagttaaaaaact taataaaaacatacaaatgcagtactttatttaa